GCACCGCTACATGTATTCGTCTGCTGCTCCGCCCCCTCATTAGACTTCCTAATTACAGAGTCCTACCTGTGATTACATAAGCTATGatatagcccctcccccacccattaGTTGGTCTGTGTATACCCCCTCTCTCAGGGTTTTTACCCCCTTCCCCTTGGCTGGTCCAGGTAAATCAGTGGCACTCCCATGACTTCTGCCCCTCCTAGGTCTCGGCGGGTTACACGGGCTGGATGGGCGAGTTTGGTTCTGTGTCTCCCTTCTCCATTGGAGATTCTGTGGATTTATTCCTCTGTGCACAGGCTGGATCATCGTGCAGTGGCCCACtgtcttctccctcctcctcctcttcctctcccctcACCTGGCAGAGGCACACCTCAATCCCCGAGTCCCCGGTCAGCCTCCTCTGCCGATAATGTTCTTCTtctgcctcctcgtcctcctcctcAATGTCCCAGCATTGGTGAGAATCAAAGAAATCCACATAGGAGGAGAAGGCAGTCTGCTTGTGAAGGGAGCGCTCCTGGCCACAAGCCCcttgctcttcctcctcctcctcgggggtATGATCCCAGCTCCTGCCGTCACTAGCTGCGCTGCCAAGGCTGGTGCCAGTCTCGTCTGTCACCTGGACGGAGTAGGAGCTGCTGCCAGATAACATGCAGCCGGATGTACACGAGCAACTGCTGGAATGGTCGGAGCTGGGGGAGAAGGATGGAGGGTCCGATGGCGGGGGTGGGGGAGGAGAAGATGACGGGAGCCCCAGCTGGCTGAGGACGGAGCTGTATGGCGGAGGAGGGGTGGTGGGCCGATAAGCCACTTCCTCATAGGCTGGAAGCTTAAAGGAGGACAACACCCCTGCGGAAGAGACCAAATTATGAACATGTGACTCTCAAATACCAAACAAGAGTAACTACAGTATTCTCTATCACAGGGTCCCTGGGGCAACCATACTGCACTACCACACTGGATCCCCAGAGCCACAATACTGCACTACCACACTGGATCCCAGAGCCACAATACTGCTCTATGACACTGGATCCCAGAGCCACAATACCGCTCTATGACACTGGATCCCTGGTGCCACAATAATGCTCTACCACACTGGATCCCTGGTGCTACAATACTGCTCTATGACACTGGATCCCAGAGCCACAATACTGCTCTACCACACTGGATCCCTGGTGCTACAATAATGCTCTACCACACTGGATCCCAGAGCCACAATACTGCTCTACCACACTGGATCCCTGGTGCTACAATAATGCTCTACCACACTGGATCCCCAGAGCCACAATACTGCTCTACCACACTGGATCCCTGGTGCTACAATAATGCTCTACCACACTGAATCCCCAGAGCCATAATACTGCTCTACCACACTGGATCCCCAGAGCCACAATATTGCTCTACAACAATAAATCCTCATGGCCACAATACTGCTCTATGACACTGGATCCCCAGAGGGACAATACTGGTCTAAGACACTGGATCCCCAGAGCCACAATACTGCTCTACCTCACTGGATCCCCAGAGCCACAATACTGCTCTACCTCACTGGATCACCAGAGCCACAATACTGCTCTACCTCACTGGATCCCCAGAGCCACAATACTGCACTACCAGACTGGATCTCTGATGCCACAATACTGCTCTACCTCACTGGATCCCCAGAGTGACAATACTGGTTTATGACACTGGATCCCGGATGCCACAATACTGCACTACCACACTGGATCCCCAGAGTGACAATACTGGTCTATGACACTGGATCCCCGATGCCACAATACTGCACTACCACACTGGATCCCCAGAGCCGCAATACTGCACTACCACACTGGATCCCCAGAGTGACAATACTGGTCTATGACACTGGATCCCCGATGCCACAATACTGCACTACCACACTGGATCCCCAGAGCCGCAATACTGCACTACCAAACTGGATCCCCAGAGGGACAATACTGGTCTAAGACACTGGATCCCCACTACTCTACAGACATAACAGATCCCGGGGGGTAACCACACAGACAGTAACACTACTATATGATATTGCCATGGATGATACTCACTAAGGTCCAGCATAGATGGTGGGTAGTGGCAGGCACGGTGGTAGGCAATGAGGTTGATCTCCCGTTGCCTCTGTTGGTGCTGCAGGCGCAGTTTGGCGCGGCGATGGCGATAGgcgcagcagcagctcagcaggatGAGAACAGTCCAGAGGAGCCAGAACCCTGTGGAGGACACATGATGGGTGATGTAGTGCGAAGAGCAGGCAGCGTACCATACTACAATGGCGCAGAGGGTAACGGGAGACTTACACCACAGCTCGTAGTAGTAGGTGCAGCATCCACTCTCCCCGCAGCAGTGTCCACTCTCACACACATACGGCTTATTGTTCACACCCGGACAGTGCTGCTGAGCCAGGAGAGAGAAGAGCGAAGGGTTACTGACCGGGCGACCGACCATGTGGAGGCCCACAGTATGCTATACAGAGGGAGATGCAACTGGGTGCCAGTCGCTGCCATAGGAAGGGGCCCCCCGACCAGTGCTACCCCTCCTCACAGCCCCCCCGACCagtgctccccctccccacagcccccccgaccagtgctcccccctccccacaaccCCCCCCTGAccagtgctcccccctccccacagcccccccccccgaccagtGCTCCCCCCGACCagtgctccccctccccacagcccccccGACCAGTGCTCCCCGacccacagcctcccccccaccCAGTGCCCCGCCTCCCCCCCCGACCAGTGCTAcccctccccacagccccccgaccagtgcccccctccccacagcctcccccccgacctgtgctccccctccccacagccccccaCGACCAGTGCTCCCCCCTCCTCGCAGCCCCCCCGAccagtgctcccccctccccacagcccccccGACCAGTGCCCCCCtacccacagcctccccccgaccAGTGCCCCCCTACCCACAGCCTCCCCCTAACCGTGCTGGATGCCCCCCTTCTTACTACAACAGGTGGCAGGAGGTGTGCGTCATACATGTCTGGTCCCGCAGTGAGTTCCCCTGCCGTGTGTCACACAGTATAATGTCCCCGGCCCATCCCCGCTGTGTACAGTAAATACAGAATAACAATGTGCAACAGGAGCCGATCCAGCCCGAGCCGTCCCAGAGCGGAGCCGCCAGGAGCCTCAGGCCTCAATGCTGCATGTGCCCTGAGGAGGCCGCAGACCGAGGCATGAAGTACAGAACCAGATGAGACCCCGCAGTATAGAGAATGCCCCCCACCAGATGAGAGAGACCCCCAAAGTACAGAGAGACCCCCACCAGATGAGACCCCGCAGTATAGAGAATGCCCCCCACCAGATGAGAGAGACCCCCAAAGTACAGAGAGACCCCCACCAGATGAGACCCCGCAGTATAGAGAATGCCCCCCACCAGATGAGAGAGACCCCCACAGTACAGAGAATGCCCCCCACCAGATGAGAGACCCCACAGTATAGAGAATGCCCCCCACCAGATGAGAGAGACCCCCACAGTACAGAGAGACCCCCACAGTACAGAGAATGCCCCCCACCAGATGAGAGACCCCCACAGTACAGAGAGACCCCCACAGTACAGAGAATGCCCCCCACCAGATGAGAGACCCCCACAGTACAGAGAGACCCCCACAGTACAGAGAGACCCCCACAGTACAGAGAGACCCCCACAGTACAGAGAGACCCCCACAGTACAGAGAATGCCCCCCACCAGATGAGAGAGACCCCGCAGTATAGAGGGGGACACTCAGCTCTCGGGGGCCCCTGGATACACTCAGCTCTCGGGGGCCCCTGGATACACTCAGCCCTCGGGGGCCCCTGGATACACTCAGCCCTCGGGGGCCCCTGGATACACTCAGCCCTCGGGGGCCCCTGGATACACTCAGCCCTCGGGGGCCCCTGGATACACTCAGCCCTCGGGGGCCCCTGGATACACTCAGCCCTCGGGGGCCCCTGGATACACTCAGCCCTCGGGGGCCCCTGGATACACTCAGCCCTCGGGGGCCCCTGGATACACTCAGCCCTCGGGGGCCTCTGGATACACTCAGCCCTCGGGGGCAACTGCTCTCTGGATACACTCAGCTCTCGGGGGCCCCTGGATACACTCAGCCCTCGGGGGCCCCTGGATACACTCAGCCCTCGGGGGCCCCTGCTCTCTGGATACACTCAGCCCTCGGGGGCAACTGCTCTCTGGATACACTCAGCTCTCGGGGGCCCCTGGATACACTCAGCCCTCGGGGGCCCCTGGATACACTCAGCCCTCGGGGGCCCCTGGATACACTCAGCCCTCGGGGGCCCCTGGATACACTCAGCCCTCGGGGGCCCCTGGATACACTCAGCCCTCGGGGGCCCCTGGATACACTCAGCCCTCGGGGGCCCCTGGATACACTCAGCCCTCGGGGGCCCCTGCTCTCTGGATACACTCAGCCCTCGGGGGCAACTGCTCTCTGGATACACTCAGCCCTCGGGGGCCCCTGGATACACTCAGCCCTCGGGGGCCCCTGGATACACTCAGCCCTCGGGGGCCCCTGGATACACTCAGCCCTCGGGGGCCCCTGGATACACTCAGCCCTCGGGGGCCCCTGGATACACTCAGCCCTCGGGGGCCCCTGGATACACTCAGCCCTCGGGGGCCCCTGGATACACTCAGCCTCTCGGGGGGCCCCTGGATACACTCAGGCCCTCGGGGGCCCCTGGATACACTCAGCCCTCGGGGGCCCCTGGATACACTCAGCCCTCGGGGGCCCCTGGATACACTCAGCCCTCGGGGGCCCCTGGATACACTCAGCCCTCGGGGGCCCCTGGATACACTCAGCCCTCGGGGGCCCCTGGATACACTCAGCCCTCGGGGGCCCCTGGATACACTCAGCCCTCGGGGGCCCCTGGATACACTCAGCCCTCGGGGGCCCCTGGATACACTCAGCCCTCGGGGGCCCCTGGATACACTCAGCCCTCGGGGGCCCCTGGATACACTCAGCCCTCGGGGGCCCCTGGATACACTCAGCCCTCGGGGGCCCCTGGATACACTCAGCCCTCGGGGGCCCCTGGATACACTCAGCCCTCGGGGGCCCCTGGATACACTCAGCCCTCGGGGGCCCCTGGATACACTCAGCCCTCGGGGGCCCCTGGATACACTCAGCCCTCGGGGGCCCCTGCAGAGTTCCGGGGCTCGGGGCCCGCTCGGTGGAGTGTCAGCTCCCGGGGTCACCCCTATGCCGTAGGCCGTTACTTTCATCCGGGTCACGTGCTTACCGGGTGTCCCGggctctccctcctctcccataGACCGGCGCTGGTCCCGGCCACCTCCATGTTGTCACAACCGCCGGTCTTGCTTCCTCTCCCCTGCCCGGGACCCCGGCTCCATGGCCGCCATCTTATTCCACCCGGCGGCCGCTCGCATAGCAACAGAGCCGACTCCGCCCACTAGGAGTCGCCGTCCAATCAGCGCCCGCAATAAGAGGCGAAGCTCGATAATTGGCTGAGTGACGTCACAAGCCGTTAAAGACTTTTCTAGGAAGTAGGCGGGAATAACAACGCCACGTAGGTGATTGACAGTCTAGCTATCAAATAAGAATACAGCTTCCGCCACTTCCGTTCTCTCTCGTACGTGCCTTAAATGAGCCGTGAGTGGCGGTCGTCTCCGCCAATAGGAGAAGGCGgatatttgtttttattgaagCTGAGCGCAGATTGGCTCAGAGTAGAATTGGGGCGGGTGTGCACTACAGTATAAATACTGTGAGGAGCAGATTCTCTCAGTGTTGAGGTCTGAGTGTGTTTGTGCTCAGTGGGCGCCATGACAGAGGTTGTCATGGAAACCATGGGGATTGGAGGGAAACCAGTCAGGCTTTCAAGGCCTCATAGAGGTGGCATTCATGTAGCTGGTCAGTATCTGTGGTATGACCTGAGGCCGTGTTATTATAGTGTATTACGCTCTTTTGGTTGCACTTAGATTGACTTTAAAACCAGTTACCAatatttgacatttttttcctggaaaattTAGGCTTTGTCAGTGAGGGGTGTCGCTTATTTTGCTGAggtgtggattttttttattacataattCCTCAGGCCCTCTGGCGGTGATAGAGTTAATATCCCACCTGGGGGTGGGACTTTCTGGGACTGTCCTTTAAAAACCAGAATTTGTTGGCAGACTGCTGAAGCCAAGCTCTACCAGTCATGAGAGTGGTGGACTTGCTACATGACTGCTGAAAATAGCCAAGCTCTACCACATCCATCTCTCTAAAAGTCATGAGAGTGGGGGACTTGCTACATGACTGCTGAAAATAGCCAAGCTCTACCACATCCATCTCTCTAAAAGTCATGAGAGTGGGGGACTTGCTACAGGACTGCTGAAAATAGCCAAGCTCTACCACATCCACCTCTACCAGTCATGAGAGTGGGGGACTTGCTACAGGACTGCTGAAAATAGCCAAGCTCTACCACATCCACCTCTACCAGTCATGAGAGTGGTGGACTTGCTACAGGACTGCTGAAGATAGCCAAGCTCTACCACATCCACCTCTACCAGTCATGAGAGTGGGGGACTTGCTACAGGACTGCTGAAGATAGCCAAGCTCTACCACATCCACCTCTACCAGTCATGAGAGTGGGGGACTTGCTACAGGACTGCTGAAGATAGCCAAGCTCTACCACATCCACCTCTACCAGTCATGAGAGTGGGGGACCTGCTACAGGACTGCTGAAGATAGCCAAGCTCTACCAGTCATGAGAGTGGGGGACCTGCTACAGGACTGCTGAAGATAGCCAAGCTTTACCACATCCACCTCTACCAGTCATGAGAGTGGGGGACTTGCTACAGGACTGCTGAAGATAGCCAAGCTCTACCACATCCACCTCTACCAGTCACAAGAATGGGGGACCTGCTACAGAACTGCTGAAGATAGAGAAACTCTATAAACTGGGGACCCTACTAGTTACAAACACAGCGGTCCCTCATCCTTGTCCCCAAAGGGAGTGAAGAAGAAAGTTCTGAATTGCTGCTGGAGCCTCTACCAATCATATTAATGGGGATCCCTTGTCCACCAAGCTACCCAACTACAATAAATAGCAATGCTTTATACCACAGTGATGGCACCAGCCACAAGAATGGGGGTCCTTTGTCTACTAAGCTATGAGACTGCAGAAGACACCCAAGCTGTTCCATTGGGACCCTCACCAGTAATAAGAATGGGGGACTGCAAATGGTGGCCAAGCTATGGACCAGGACTGCTAAAGATAATAGAGCAAGGCATAAACTCTTCTTTGATGTAGCCTTGTACAGAGATATAGCTGTGTGGATGAGCCTACCTCCACCTAGGGGTTCATTCACAGAAGATAGTTACCTATAGGAATGAATACTGATTATCCAACTACATTAAGCATCAGACCAAAAAGGGCAACCAGtcagccctattccacggaacttttttgaacgattatcgttcataaaatcgttaaaacgaccgctcgttaacgatattcgttctgtggaatagctgtaaacgagcgaacgacaacagcgaaatcgttgttgagttgttcactatttttttttcaacatgtcgaaaaaaaatcgttgggtCTTTCAACAATTCACTAATAtttttgttgaataaaaaatctttccgtcgttcttgaaatgtctacctacatttcccccacgttttaaacgacgaTGTAACGactgaaaaaaaatcgttacactacagatatcgttcacgttcccacacgtattatgtgttatcgttcgcttaaaaaaatcgttaagtgctcgttaatgagcggtcgttggagcaagtctatgaacgataatcgttccctaAAATATGGCTATTAGTCCATCACCAGAACTGGGAAACGTCGAAAAGCAGACATGTCCTATAAAAAGCAGCCTGTAAAGACTGTCTGTGTCTGACTATTACCTCTAGACATGTGGATTTCCTTGATTTTCAACATAAATCTATTGATCATCAGGGATCCCTGTTGTCACTATACAGTCGATCAACTGTGGATAGACCAGCAGTAGTTACAGGCTGGAAAACCCAGGGGAACTGTCAGTAGGCTAGACAAATAGtctagatttatctaacctgctgatagttcccctttaaaacgtgTCTGTCACAGTGGAGACTTTGCAAATACTAagaaatttagtttttttaaaattttcaatttgactATTTTAGATCCTGACATCTTGCACTTCTCTTTCTGCCcacttggcttaaaggggtagtgcggcgctaaacaattattcacaaaataacacacattacaaagttatacaactttgtaatgtgtgttatgtatgtgaatggcccccttccccgtgtttccccccacccacgctagacccggaattgtggtgcattatactcaccgcatctcgtgttgaCCCTcgtctgccatcttgggacaatagcgtagtcttcgggaggccggccgagctGCTCCATCCGTCACTCATGCCGGCCcctctctgccgcgtcataattgtgctcagctgcgattggctgagcacagttatgctcagctgatcgcagctgagctgctgatgacacgGCACAGAGgcgccggcatgagggacggtcggagcggtccggccggcctcccgaagactacgccattgtcccaagatggcggacgggggtcgacacgagatgtggtgagtatattgcaccacacttctgggtctagcatgggtggggggaaacacggggaagggggccattcacatacataacacacattacaaagttgtataactttgtagtctgtgttattttgtgaataattgtttagcgccgcactaccccttttgaAGGGCTACTCCAGGCGAAATCAATTAAGATATGTTACTGCCAGacaaaagttttgaaaatgactaatagacacttattattggaaatgcacctgtagtgcattttccctgcacttactacagcatttcCTGTTCATATCTCTGTAAAAttggtgacgtcacgtctcatctgCTCCAGCGCCGGCGGCTCCTCTTTCTTCAGTCCGTCCTACAGGAACACCCCCTACATCCTCCCCCAGCTCCCTGTACCTATCTCTACTTGTCCCTATGCCAGCTCCCTCTGCTCCCAGCTAACTTTTACAGTTCTCCCCTGAGcacccctccatcctcccccagctCCCTGCACCGTTCTCTGTGCTGGCGGCCCCCAGCACTGCTAGTCTGGCAGCCGCCGGCTCCCACTTCTCCCCACAACCCTTTACAGTTCTCCCCTCACCAGGGATCACCCCCGCCGGCCTCCCCTAGCTTCCTGACCCCTTACCCGGTTGCAAGCACCTGCCTCGTGCCAGCATCCGCACTCACCCCGTGTCCGGCAGCCGCCGGCTCCCACTGCTACCTCTGCCTGCTGTAGGGATCACCCctgccagcctcctgcagctccctgcccccctcccagGCTACAAGCACCCACCCAGTGTCAGCAGCCACACTCACACTTAGTCTGGCAGCCGCCggctcccactgctccccgctaCCTTATACAGTTCTCCCCTCACTGGGGATCACCTCCGCCAGCCTGCCACagctccctgcccccctccccaggcaGCAAGCACCTTCCCGGCACTAGCAACTGCAATCACCCTTAGTCCGGCAGCCGCCTGCTCCCACTGCTACCCGCTATCTCTGCCTGCTGGAGAAGGGTGCCCGCATGTGCTCCAGGCCGGCGGGGGTGATCCCTACAGCAAGCAGAGGTAGCGGGTAGCAGTGGGAGACGGCGGCTGCCGGACACGGGGTGAGTGCGGATGCTGGCACCAGGCAGGTGCTTGCAgccgggggagggggcagggagcTGGGGGAGGCCGGCGGGGGTGATCCCTGGTGAGGGGAGAACTGTAAGGGGTTGTGGGGAGAAGTGGGAGCTGGCGGCTGGCAGACTAGCGGTGCTGGGGGCCGCCAGCACAGAGAACGGTGCAGGGAGCTGGGGGAAGATTGAGGGGTGATCCCTGCTCAGGGAAGAACTGTAAAAGTTAGCTGGGAGCAGAGGGAGCTGGCATAGGGACAAGTAGAGATAGGTACAGGGAGCTGGGGGAGGATGTAGGGGGTGTTCCTGTAGGACGGACTGAAGAAAGAGGAGCCGCTGGCGCTGGAGcagatgagacgtgacgtcaccaaTTTTACAGAGATATGAACAGgaaatgctgtagtaagtgcagggaaaatgcactacaggtgcatttccaataataagtgtctattagtcattttcaaaacttttgtTGGGCAGTAACATGTCTTAAAATTgattt
Above is a window of Dendropsophus ebraccatus isolate aDenEbr1 chromosome 7, aDenEbr1.pat, whole genome shotgun sequence DNA encoding:
- the WBP1 gene encoding WW domain-binding protein 1 gives rise to the protein MEVAGTSAGLWERRESPGHPAQQHCPGVNNKPYVCESGHCCGESGCCTYYYELWWFWLLWTVLILLSCCCAYRHRRAKLRLQHQQRQREINLIAYHRACHYPPSMLDLRVLSSFKLPAYEEVAYRPTTPPPPYSSVLSQLGLPSSSPPPPPPSDPPSFSPSSDHSSSCSCTSGCMLSGSSSYSVQVTDETGTSLGSAASDGRSWDHTPEEEEEEQGACGQERSLHKQTAFSSYVDFFDSHQCWDIEEEDEEAEEEHYRQRRLTGDSGIEVCLCQVRGEEEEEEGEDSGPLHDDPACAQRNKSTESPMEKGDTEPNSPIQPV